Part of the Nitrosopumilus piranensis genome is shown below.
CAGCAGCTACTGCAACACCAATTGCCAGAAACAAAATAGAACCCATAGAGAATCTTTGAGTTTGTCAGTATAAGAATAATAGTCGTTTTTGAGTCAAGTGACCAAATTAAAGCAAAATCTGAAAATCAATGTTTTTTAAACCCCTTTAGGTGTGAGTAGTCATTGTCAGAAACTGAAGCCAAAGTTGAGGAAGCACCAGTAGAAGAGACTGAAGCACCTGCCCAGGAAGTTGAATCCGAAGCAGTAGAGCAAAAAGCTCAACCAGAGGCAAAGAAAGAGGGCCCAGAAAAATGGGGTATCGCTCACATTTACAGTAGTTACAATAACACAATCATTCACATGACCGATCTAACTGGTGGAGAAACTGTTTCCATTAGTTCTGGTGGAATTCATGTCAATGCAGACAGATACGAATCATCACCATTTGCTGCAATGAAAGCTGCAAATGCAGTAGTAGAATCTGCAAAGACAAAAGGATTCACAGGATTTCACATCAGAGTTCGTGCAGTCGGTGGAGTTGGTTCTAGAGTACCAGGTCCAGGAGCACAAGCTGCAATCAGAGCACTAGCAAGAGGCGGATTTAAGATTGGAAGAATTGATGATGTTACACCTATTCCTCACGACACCACTAGAAAGAAGGGTGGAAAGAGAGGAAGAAGGGTCTAGGCGACTTTAATTTTTACGTCACAATTTTTAGAAGCAAAATAATCTTTCATAAATTCAGCAAACTTTTCTTCTTGAGTACTAGAACGGTATTTTGATAACATGTCATCAAACTTTTCTACAATTCCATTGTGTAGTTCAGGTTTGAATGCAATTTTGAAAAAGGTCCAA
Proteins encoded:
- a CDS encoding 30S ribosomal protein S11 — protein: MSETEAKVEEAPVEETEAPAQEVESEAVEQKAQPEAKKEGPEKWGIAHIYSSYNNTIIHMTDLTGGETVSISSGGIHVNADRYESSPFAAMKAANAVVESAKTKGFTGFHIRVRAVGGVGSRVPGPGAQAAIRALARGGFKIGRIDDVTPIPHDTTRKKGGKRGRRV